A genomic stretch from Natronomonas gomsonensis includes:
- a CDS encoding DUF5816 domain-containing protein: MDERTGPDGETLYVSREVVRGNKGPFRVVYADPEGERRWGFFCTNCETFDNAVDAMGRIQCNQCANFHKAEEWDAAHE; this comes from the coding sequence ATGGACGAGCGCACTGGACCTGACGGAGAGACGCTGTACGTTTCCCGCGAGGTCGTCCGCGGCAACAAGGGGCCGTTCCGGGTGGTGTACGCCGACCCGGAGGGTGAGCGTCGCTGGGGCTTTTTCTGCACCAACTGTGAGACGTTCGACAACGCCGTCGACGCGATGGGACGCATCCAGTGCAACCAGTGTGCCAACTTCCACAAGGCCGAGGAGTGGGACGCCGCCCACGAGTAA
- a CDS encoding DUF7116 family protein — translation MGAVSTSLVEEARTIFSDLGYEVTEDGDELRAERKWRTVHVTTDDPDDAATHGRLRCFVARGDQANTVRERLLSTEPDYDWAVMRVDDEEYQVLHPSGDVLPAP, via the coding sequence ATGGGTGCTGTTAGCACATCTCTCGTCGAGGAGGCACGAACCATCTTCTCCGACCTCGGGTACGAGGTTACGGAGGACGGAGACGAACTCCGCGCCGAACGCAAGTGGCGAACCGTCCACGTCACGACCGATGACCCAGATGACGCGGCCACGCATGGCCGACTTCGATGTTTCGTCGCCCGCGGTGACCAAGCGAACACCGTCCGCGAACGGTTACTTTCCACAGAGCCCGATTACGATTGGGCAGTAATGCGCGTCGACGACGAGGAGTATCAGGTGCTCCACCCGAGCGGTGACGTCCTACCGGCGCCCTAG
- a CDS encoding pyridoxal-phosphate-dependent aminotransferase family protein yields MEPPVAELRLPDRLLMGPGPSETHPRVLDAFGTPPVGHLDPAFIDVMDDTQRLLRATLRTDNEWTIPVSGTGSASMEAAIGNLVEPGETAVVPGNGYFGDRMAEMVRRAGGTAVQVETPWGKPLDPADVRDACAEHDPAVVGVVHAETSTGVRQPEMSAITDAAHDHGAVVVADCVTSIGGVEFRMDEWGIDAAYAASQKCLSCPPGASPLSVNDRAMAKILDREESVRSWYLDLSLLDDYWGEERAYHHTAPVNNVYALREALRLVDEEGVENRWQRHEEYAEALQEGLWALGLEPVVESDVRLPSLTTARLPSGLEPGEVVATMRDDYDVEIATGLGAFADEAIRVGCMGYGAHRGPVLETLGALGETLASAGVGVEPGAGVEAAVSTLGRR; encoded by the coding sequence ATGGAACCCCCGGTTGCAGAGTTGCGGCTCCCGGACCGCCTGTTGATGGGTCCGGGTCCCAGCGAGACTCACCCCCGCGTGTTGGACGCCTTCGGGACGCCGCCCGTCGGCCACCTCGACCCCGCATTCATCGACGTGATGGACGACACACAGCGGCTGTTGCGGGCGACGCTTCGAACGGACAACGAGTGGACTATTCCGGTCAGCGGAACCGGGTCGGCGTCGATGGAAGCCGCCATCGGTAACCTCGTCGAGCCGGGCGAGACGGCGGTCGTCCCCGGAAACGGCTACTTCGGTGACCGCATGGCCGAGATGGTCCGACGCGCCGGCGGCACCGCCGTCCAAGTGGAGACCCCGTGGGGGAAGCCGCTGGACCCCGCCGACGTTCGAGACGCCTGTGCCGAACACGACCCCGCCGTTGTCGGTGTCGTCCACGCCGAAACCTCGACGGGCGTTCGACAGCCCGAGATGTCCGCCATTACGGATGCGGCCCACGACCACGGCGCCGTGGTCGTCGCCGATTGTGTCACCTCCATTGGTGGCGTGGAGTTCCGGATGGACGAGTGGGGCATCGACGCCGCCTACGCGGCCTCCCAGAAGTGTCTCTCCTGTCCGCCGGGAGCGAGTCCACTGTCGGTCAACGACAGGGCGATGGCGAAAATCCTCGACCGAGAGGAGTCGGTTCGGTCGTGGTATCTCGACCTCTCGCTGCTCGACGACTACTGGGGCGAGGAACGCGCCTACCACCACACGGCTCCAGTGAACAACGTCTATGCCCTCCGGGAGGCGCTCCGACTCGTCGACGAGGAGGGCGTCGAAAATCGCTGGCAACGACACGAGGAGTACGCCGAGGCGCTACAGGAAGGGCTGTGGGCGCTGGGGCTGGAACCGGTCGTCGAGTCGGACGTGCGACTGCCGAGTCTCACGACCGCCCGACTCCCGTCGGGACTGGAACCGGGGGAAGTCGTCGCGACGATGCGGGACGACTACGACGTCGAAATCGCGACGGGACTCGGCGCGTTCGCCGACGAGGCGATTCGCGTCGGCTGTATGGGTTACGGTGCCCATCGCGGTCCCGTCCTCGAAACGCTCGGTGCACTGGGCGAGACGCTGGCGTCGGCCGGTGTCGGCGTCGAACCCGGAGCAGGCGTCGAAGCGGCGGTGTCGACCCTAGGGCGCCGGTAG
- a CDS encoding dodecin, whose protein sequence is MVFKKITLIGTSDESFDAAVDDAVDRAEDTLDNVKWVEIGELGVEVASVEGREYQAEVEVAFELA, encoded by the coding sequence ATGGTATTCAAGAAAATAACGCTCATCGGGACGAGCGACGAGAGTTTCGACGCGGCGGTCGACGACGCGGTCGACCGGGCCGAAGACACCCTCGACAACGTCAAGTGGGTCGAAATCGGGGAGTTAGGCGTCGAAGTCGCCTCGGTCGAAGGCCGCGAGTATCAGGCCGAAGTCGAAGTCGCGTTCGAACTCGCGTAA
- a CDS encoding HesB/IscA family protein: MSQTADAGEGAETGEPVQVTEEAAEQALDLIRDEGLDTDEAGLRLFVKQGGCAGLSYGLRFDLEPEDEDAVTTHHGLRVFVDSASQNYVEGSVLDFEGGLQGAGFHVENPNAESECGCGESFRT; this comes from the coding sequence ATGAGCCAGACCGCCGACGCAGGCGAGGGAGCGGAGACGGGCGAACCGGTACAGGTAACCGAGGAAGCGGCCGAACAGGCCCTCGATTTGATTCGCGACGAGGGCTTGGACACCGACGAGGCCGGCCTCCGGCTGTTCGTCAAACAGGGTGGCTGTGCGGGACTCTCCTACGGACTGCGCTTCGACCTCGAACCGGAAGACGAGGACGCGGTGACGACCCACCACGGCCTGCGCGTGTTCGTGGACTCGGCCAGCCAAAACTACGTCGAGGGGTCGGTCCTGGACTTCGAGGGCGGGCTACAGGGCGCCGGCTTCCACGTCGAGAACCCCAACGCGGAGAGCGAATGCGGTTGTGGCGAATCGTTCCGGACCTGA
- a CDS encoding DUF7553 family protein, with amino-acid sequence MNKHFQDTRYYLKRAGETTKAGVVEELKPVETRVRGFTVRESEPKPRRVDVVRAEIVGFGERAEDRTRTAIRTGRKKLGTRRRERTAA; translated from the coding sequence ATGAACAAGCACTTCCAAGACACAAGATACTACCTGAAGCGCGCGGGCGAGACGACGAAAGCGGGCGTCGTCGAGGAACTGAAGCCAGTCGAGACGAGGGTTCGAGGGTTTACGGTTCGGGAGTCCGAACCCAAACCCCGGCGGGTCGACGTTGTTCGGGCCGAAATCGTGGGGTTCGGTGAGCGTGCCGAGGATAGAACGCGTACCGCGATTCGGACCGGTCGCAAGAAACTCGGAACCCGTCGCCGCGAGCGCACGGCTGCTTGA
- a CDS encoding twin-arginine translocation signal domain-containing protein, which translates to MTRKSPDEGTRNRRSFLRSTGTLAVATAIGGCSSGQLTGGDERHQPVRTFAEGFRNNDVDTIRSSLHPESPLRESLSEQQVSGTSIDIVTIETSSSEDDTATVHAQLEFSGGSGRQDGQVWYTFEVRRDGDGWGIWQLQRGRRTPTPTRTRTETESPTESEDTDTEDEPETETEPPGDTVFYDGFEEDLEQWNVVESAWRRTSTSAASGANSVGIDARGGVGTIATADFDSARRIGEFSYYWYESSASWGGGIRLLNDAGDVEIGTTSDNPQWIVDDGEGVTQVHPGTEYKRWVRVSLRFDWTSETVKVEFEDTESGTSYAETHALKQGENVKRIQIRGFTSERGWKTGECHMLWDEVLARE; encoded by the coding sequence GTGACGCGAAAGTCGCCCGACGAGGGCACGCGGAATCGGCGGTCGTTCCTCCGTTCGACGGGGACACTCGCCGTGGCAACCGCGATTGGGGGATGTTCCAGTGGCCAGTTAACCGGCGGCGACGAACGGCACCAGCCGGTTCGGACGTTCGCTGAGGGGTTCAGAAACAACGATGTCGACACCATCAGGAGTTCGCTTCACCCCGAGTCGCCGCTTCGAGAGTCGCTGAGCGAACAGCAGGTCAGTGGAACGAGCATCGACATCGTCACCATCGAAACGAGTTCCTCAGAGGACGATACGGCGACCGTCCATGCACAGTTGGAGTTCAGTGGCGGTTCGGGGCGTCAGGACGGGCAGGTCTGGTACACCTTCGAGGTTCGACGCGACGGCGATGGGTGGGGCATCTGGCAACTCCAGCGGGGTCGAAGGACCCCGACCCCGACACGAACACGGACAGAAACGGAGTCCCCGACGGAGTCCGAAGACACCGACACGGAGGACGAACCCGAAACGGAAACGGAGCCCCCCGGTGACACCGTGTTCTACGACGGGTTCGAGGAGGACCTCGAGCAGTGGAACGTCGTCGAGTCGGCGTGGCGTCGGACGAGTACGTCCGCGGCGTCCGGGGCCAACAGCGTGGGCATAGATGCCCGCGGTGGGGTCGGGACGATTGCGACCGCCGACTTCGATTCGGCGCGACGGATTGGTGAGTTCAGTTACTACTGGTATGAATCGTCCGCGAGTTGGGGTGGCGGTATCCGGCTGTTGAACGACGCCGGCGATGTCGAAATCGGGACGACCTCGGACAATCCACAGTGGATCGTCGACGATGGCGAGGGTGTCACGCAGGTCCATCCCGGGACGGAGTACAAACGGTGGGTTCGAGTCTCGCTGCGGTTCGATTGGACGAGCGAGACAGTCAAAGTCGAATTCGAGGACACCGAGTCGGGGACCTCGTATGCGGAAACGCACGCACTCAAACAGGGCGAGAACGTCAAACGAATTCAGATACGGGGATTCACCAGCGAACGGGGCTGGAAGACCGGCGAGTGCCACATGCTCTGGGACGAGGTGCTCGCTCGTGAGTAG
- a CDS encoding DUF7504 family protein — protein MSTTRGRRGSDDVSVVPPGNVLLRAPTLSDAKQSICPSLHADDDVNLCVVSLSGTPDRILDTWGRYGGLPSKVGIVTADETRSAAAADTPSAMVGPDGTTVSTTTVSEPGDLTGIGIKVGQCLSAWRDDDATTVVCFDSLTTLLQYADLQRVFRFLHMLTRQIENTGALGYFHIDPAAHDDRAVSTVENLFSDQFEYDTETDSWDER, from the coding sequence ATGAGTACTACGCGCGGTCGTCGCGGTTCGGACGACGTGTCGGTTGTCCCACCGGGGAACGTTCTCCTTCGGGCGCCGACGTTGAGCGACGCGAAGCAGAGCATCTGTCCATCGCTCCACGCTGACGACGACGTGAACCTGTGTGTTGTCTCGCTTTCTGGAACGCCAGACCGAATCCTCGATACGTGGGGCCGCTACGGTGGCCTGCCATCGAAGGTCGGTATCGTGACCGCCGACGAAACGCGCAGTGCTGCGGCCGCGGACACGCCGTCGGCGATGGTTGGGCCGGACGGGACGACGGTGTCGACGACGACAGTCTCCGAACCCGGTGACCTCACCGGTATCGGAATCAAGGTTGGACAGTGTCTCTCGGCGTGGCGCGACGACGACGCGACGACCGTGGTGTGTTTCGACTCGCTCACGACGCTGCTGCAGTACGCCGACCTCCAGCGGGTGTTCCGCTTCCTGCACATGCTCACTCGGCAAATCGAGAACACGGGTGCGCTCGGGTACTTCCACATCGACCCCGCCGCCCACGACGACCGAGCGGTTTCGACGGTTGAGAACCTCTTTTCGGACCAATTCGAGTACGACACCGAAACGGACAGCTGGGACGAACGCTAA
- a CDS encoding cytochrome P450, giving the protein MDDQPPGPNGVPLLGSTHRYARDPFVFMDAVGRAYGDIAAFELAGQPTYMLTGPDTIERVLVSEAESFRKPAFGDDAVEELLGNGLLLSDGEAWRHQRNLATEAFDPSRFDDLTSMMTDHARTLVEGWAAGNVVDIREEMAELTVKIIAEAMFEATLDDETTATIQAALEPLGARFEPDARRFLLPNWLPTAENRDFHDAIGTLEDILDDIVAERRAAGTDGDDLLGVLLRAQERGEQTDRQLRDELVTMLLAGHDTTALTLTYTFFLLDRNPEVRRTLYEELDDVGDDPTFADVRNLEYTDRVLNEAMRLYPPVYTLFRESTEPVRLAGYDLPEGALCMLPQWVVHRSPRYYDDPETFDPDRWLPERARERPRFAFFPFGGGPRICIGKQFSLLESKLILAAVASEFELERVDDEPLELRPSLTMHPRNPVRMRLTPR; this is encoded by the coding sequence ATGGACGACCAGCCGCCCGGACCGAACGGCGTACCCCTCCTCGGAAGTACTCACCGGTACGCCCGCGACCCGTTCGTTTTCATGGACGCGGTCGGTCGCGCCTACGGCGATATCGCCGCCTTCGAACTCGCCGGACAACCGACGTACATGCTCACCGGGCCGGACACCATCGAACGCGTGCTGGTGAGCGAGGCCGAGAGTTTCCGAAAGCCGGCCTTCGGCGACGACGCCGTCGAGGAACTGCTCGGCAACGGCTTGCTTCTCAGCGACGGCGAGGCGTGGCGACACCAGCGGAACCTCGCGACGGAGGCGTTCGACCCTAGCCGGTTCGACGACCTCACGTCGATGATGACCGACCACGCCCGGACGCTCGTCGAAGGGTGGGCCGCCGGCAACGTGGTCGACATCCGGGAGGAGATGGCCGAACTTACGGTGAAAATCATCGCCGAGGCAATGTTCGAGGCGACGCTGGACGACGAGACGACCGCGACGATACAGGCCGCCCTCGAACCGCTCGGCGCGCGGTTCGAACCCGACGCCCGCCGGTTCCTGCTGCCGAACTGGCTTCCGACCGCCGAAAACCGGGATTTCCACGACGCAATCGGCACGCTCGAGGACATCCTCGACGACATCGTCGCCGAGCGCCGGGCGGCCGGTACCGACGGCGACGACTTACTCGGTGTCCTGCTCCGTGCACAGGAACGCGGCGAGCAAACCGACCGACAGCTCCGGGACGAACTCGTTACGATGCTTCTGGCCGGCCACGACACGACGGCGCTGACCCTCACCTACACGTTCTTCCTCCTCGACCGGAATCCCGAGGTTCGCCGGACGCTGTACGAGGAACTCGACGATGTCGGCGACGACCCGACGTTCGCGGACGTGCGAAACCTCGAGTACACAGACCGAGTGCTAAACGAAGCGATGCGGCTGTATCCGCCGGTGTACACCCTGTTTCGGGAGTCGACCGAACCCGTCCGTCTCGCCGGCTACGACCTCCCGGAGGGGGCGCTGTGTATGCTCCCGCAGTGGGTCGTCCACCGCTCGCCGCGGTACTACGACGACCCCGAGACGTTCGACCCCGACCGCTGGCTCCCCGAACGCGCTCGGGAGCGCCCGCGGTTCGCGTTCTTCCCGTTCGGCGGCGGCCCGCGAATCTGTATCGGAAAACAGTTCTCGCTTCTGGAGTCGAAACTCATCCTCGCGGCCGTCGCGAGCGAATTCGAACTCGAACGCGTCGACGACGAGCCACTGGAACTCCGGCCGTCGCTGACGATGCACCCTCGAAACCCGGTTAGAATGCGTCTAACGCCCCGTTAG